The Halorubrum sp. BV1 genome segment CGGCCATGTCGACAGACAATACAAACCACAATTTGGGGCGGGCTACCCTCTTTGGCGGGCCATTTGACGACGGAAAACCGGGGCTCGATGACAGCGAAATAGAGGGTTACATGTCTCTCTGAGATGCCGGGTTCTCATTCAGCGATCGACAGATCGCTCCTTATTGAAACTGCCTCGGCGTTTCACGATCTGTCCGGCGACTACGATTATGAGATCCTCGCCACCACCCTCCGGTATCTCCAGCAGCAGAAAACCTCGATTACGGTGGCGGACCTTCGTGTTGAGCTCGACGTCCATCCCCCTGACCACGAACTAGAGAACTTACTGGACCACCTTCGATATCACCAGTACATCGGTACTGATGCTGATCGGGCTAGAACGCGAGCCCTTCCGGCGGTTGGGCATACTGCGGAAGTACTACAAGAACGCCAGGAGATTTCACCGGCAGTCGATCTATTGGCGACGTTCCCCGATGATGAGGCGCTTTCGACGGACGGGTTTGATGATCTCCTTACGGGCGTTCTTGAGGTCATCAAAGATGCCTCGTCGCATGTGTGGATCGTCAGTCCATTCCTCTCTGCCGAAGCCTTTGACCGACTTCGTCCCGCCCTCTTGTCGGCGGTTGATAAGGGGAGCACTATCTCTCTCGTAACTCGATACCTCACTTATGGTGGCGATGATGGTGAGTATAATCGTGAGTTCACTCGTCAGTTATTGGACTCTCCATGTGGCGACAATGTTTCGCTGTACGAGTACGTCAACGATGAAA includes the following:
- a CDS encoding phospholipase D-like domain-containing protein; amino-acid sequence: MPGSHSAIDRSLLIETASAFHDLSGDYDYEILATTLRYLQQQKTSITVADLRVELDVHPPDHELENLLDHLRYHQYIGTDADRARTRALPAVGHTAEVLQERQEISPAVDLLATFPDDEALSTDGFDDLLTGVLEVIKDASSHVWIVSPFLSAEAFDRLRPALLSAVDKGSTISLVTRYLTYGGDDGEYNREFTRQLLDSPCGDNVSLYEYVNDETWSTFHAKVVATDNDEAYLGTANVTGKGFLSNLELGVRFERAAARELIALLESLRGSDHFHEVERVAGGFDRTT